One genomic region from Lynx canadensis isolate LIC74 chromosome E1, mLynCan4.pri.v2, whole genome shotgun sequence encodes:
- the DCAKD gene encoding dephospho-CoA kinase domain-containing protein isoform X1, which produces MFLVGLTGGIASGKSSVIQVFQQLGCAVVDVDVIARHVVQPGYPAHRRIVEAFGTEVLLENGNIDRKVLGDLIFNQPDRRHLLNTITHPEIRKEMMKETFKYFLRGYRYVILDIPLLFETKKLLKYMKHTVVVYCDRDTQLARLMRRNHLNREDAEARIKAQLPLKDKARMAHHVLDNSGEWSVTKRQVILLHAELERSLEYLPLRLGVLTGLAGIAGLLYLLAPLPSCPPLAGHSQRRRPQALISSEAEAGHNCILFPP; this is translated from the exons ATGTTCCTGGTGGGCCTGACAGGGGGCATCGCCTCAGGCAAGAGCTCGGTGATCCAGGTGTTCCAGCAGCTGGGTTGTGCGGTGGTTGATGTTGACGTCATCGCCCGGCACG TTGTCCAGCCAGGATACCCCGCCCACCGGCGCATCGTGGAGGCCTTTGGCACCGAGGTCTTGCTGGAGAATGGTAACATCGATCGCAAGGTCCTAGGGGACCTGATCTTCAACCAGCCCGACCGGCGGCATCTACTCAACACCATCACCCACCCTGAGATCCGCAAGGAAATGATGAAGGAGACCTTCAAGTACTTCCTCCGAG GATATCGCTATGTGATTCTGGATATCCCCCTGCTGTTTGAGACCAAGAAGCTGCTCAAGTACATGAAGCACACAGTGGTCGTGTACTG TGACCGGGACACACAGCTGGCGCGGCTGATGCGGCGGAACCACCTGAACCGCGAGGACGCGGAGGCCCGGATCAAGGCCCAGCTGCCCCTGAAAGACAAGGCCCGCATGGCCCACCACGTCCTAGACAACTCGGGGGAGTGGAGCGTCACCAAACGCCAGGTGATCCTCCTGCATGCTGAGCTGGAGCGCTCCCTGGAGTACCTGCCACTGAGGCTGGGGGTCCTGACAGGTCTAGCCGGCATTGCGGGCCTCCTCTACCTGCTCGCCCCGCTACCGTCCTGCCCTCCCCTAGCTGGGCACTCCCAGCGCAGGAGGCCCCAGGCCTTGATCTCCTCAGAGGCTGAAGCAGGTCACAACTGCATCCTGTTTCCTCCCTAG
- the DCAKD gene encoding dephospho-CoA kinase domain-containing protein isoform X2 — protein MRNTDPESGNLTAPSSFAASWPPVVQPGYPAHRRIVEAFGTEVLLENGNIDRKVLGDLIFNQPDRRHLLNTITHPEIRKEMMKETFKYFLRGYRYVILDIPLLFETKKLLKYMKHTVVVYCDRDTQLARLMRRNHLNREDAEARIKAQLPLKDKARMAHHVLDNSGEWSVTKRQVILLHAELERSLEYLPLRLGVLTGLAGIAGLLYLLAPLPSCPPLAGHSQRRRPQALISSEAEAGHNCILFPP, from the exons TTGTCCAGCCAGGATACCCCGCCCACCGGCGCATCGTGGAGGCCTTTGGCACCGAGGTCTTGCTGGAGAATGGTAACATCGATCGCAAGGTCCTAGGGGACCTGATCTTCAACCAGCCCGACCGGCGGCATCTACTCAACACCATCACCCACCCTGAGATCCGCAAGGAAATGATGAAGGAGACCTTCAAGTACTTCCTCCGAG GATATCGCTATGTGATTCTGGATATCCCCCTGCTGTTTGAGACCAAGAAGCTGCTCAAGTACATGAAGCACACAGTGGTCGTGTACTG TGACCGGGACACACAGCTGGCGCGGCTGATGCGGCGGAACCACCTGAACCGCGAGGACGCGGAGGCCCGGATCAAGGCCCAGCTGCCCCTGAAAGACAAGGCCCGCATGGCCCACCACGTCCTAGACAACTCGGGGGAGTGGAGCGTCACCAAACGCCAGGTGATCCTCCTGCATGCTGAGCTGGAGCGCTCCCTGGAGTACCTGCCACTGAGGCTGGGGGTCCTGACAGGTCTAGCCGGCATTGCGGGCCTCCTCTACCTGCTCGCCCCGCTACCGTCCTGCCCTCCCCTAGCTGGGCACTCCCAGCGCAGGAGGCCCCAGGCCTTGATCTCCTCAGAGGCTGAAGCAGGTCACAACTGCATCCTGTTTCCTCCCTAG